Proteins encoded in a region of the Cytobacillus pseudoceanisediminis genome:
- a CDS encoding acyl-CoA dehydrogenase family protein: protein MEEVKTANRGAGFLFTKLNPETLYTPEDFTDEHILIGRTAKQFAEKMVQPEKDRIENQDFELVTDLLRKAGGLGLLAHSIPEKYGGLGLDKISKGIVGESIASTGGYGVAHSNHTCIATLPITYFGTPEQKEKYLPKLASGEYIGAYCLTEPNAGSDALSSQTTAVLNQEGTHYILNGTKIYITNAVFSDTFIVYAKVDGQHFTAFIVERDTPGLSLGPEENKMGIKGSSTRSVIFEDCPVPANQLLGEVGKGHIIALNVLNLGRFNLGSACMGASKTGLKKAIQFTGERKQFGKSIADFPATKEKIAKMAGRIYAAESLQYRTANLLEESLADLYDSSDLKLIGKRMSEYATECAICKVFGSETLDYAADEVLQLHGGAGFIKEYGVEQMYRDSRINRIFEGTNEINRLLIPTHLFRKALKGDIDLAARVEEAVVQLSKPEPIGQGIFEKERAAVNTMRNLFLLNAGLAYEAFGSSLAHEQEALMKLADLAIALYASESAVYRTYKAIQENGEEKEELKILQTRTFIEGAIWDAERLSRQLVSELASEGKRDQLIGLVIRECGRFSSFGKESARNRRIAELVYDKGEYCC, encoded by the coding sequence ATGGAAGAAGTAAAAACAGCTAATCGCGGTGCGGGTTTTTTGTTCACAAAGCTTAATCCTGAAACACTTTACACACCAGAAGATTTTACAGATGAGCATATCTTGATTGGCAGAACCGCTAAACAATTTGCTGAAAAAATGGTACAGCCTGAAAAGGACCGGATTGAAAACCAGGACTTTGAGCTGGTTACGGATTTGCTGAGGAAGGCGGGGGGACTTGGCTTGCTTGCACATAGCATCCCTGAAAAATACGGCGGTCTGGGCCTGGATAAAATCAGTAAGGGGATTGTCGGTGAAAGCATTGCCTCAACAGGCGGTTATGGGGTAGCCCACTCCAACCATACCTGTATTGCGACCCTCCCTATTACTTACTTTGGGACACCGGAGCAGAAAGAAAAATATTTGCCGAAGCTTGCTTCTGGGGAGTACATTGGGGCATACTGCCTGACAGAACCGAACGCAGGTTCAGATGCCCTTTCCTCCCAGACAACAGCTGTTCTGAATCAGGAAGGAACACATTATATCTTAAATGGCACCAAAATTTATATTACTAACGCTGTATTTTCAGATACGTTTATTGTTTACGCTAAAGTGGATGGCCAGCATTTTACCGCGTTTATCGTTGAGCGCGATACACCAGGGCTTTCCCTTGGTCCGGAAGAAAATAAGATGGGCATCAAAGGATCTTCAACAAGATCGGTCATTTTTGAAGATTGTCCTGTGCCAGCCAATCAGTTGCTTGGCGAAGTGGGCAAAGGCCATATTATTGCTCTGAACGTCCTGAATCTGGGCCGCTTCAATTTAGGTTCTGCCTGCATGGGGGCATCCAAAACCGGATTGAAGAAAGCTATACAATTCACAGGGGAAAGAAAGCAATTTGGAAAATCCATTGCTGATTTTCCAGCTACCAAGGAAAAAATCGCAAAAATGGCAGGTAGAATTTACGCTGCTGAATCACTGCAGTATCGTACTGCAAACCTGCTGGAAGAATCATTAGCAGACTTATACGATTCATCTGATTTAAAACTTATTGGAAAAAGAATGAGCGAATATGCCACAGAATGTGCGATCTGCAAGGTGTTTGGATCGGAAACGCTCGACTATGCGGCAGATGAAGTACTGCAGCTTCATGGCGGAGCAGGATTCATCAAGGAATACGGAGTGGAACAAATGTATCGTGATTCCCGCATTAACCGTATTTTTGAGGGAACAAATGAGATTAATAGACTGCTGATTCCTACACACCTTTTCCGTAAAGCATTGAAGGGTGATATCGATTTAGCCGCAAGAGTGGAGGAGGCTGTTGTTCAGTTGAGCAAACCTGAACCAATCGGCCAGGGCATTTTTGAGAAAGAAAGAGCAGCGGTTAATACGATGAGAAACCTATTCCTGTTAAACGCCGGACTCGCTTACGAAGCATTTGGCAGCTCACTTGCTCATGAACAGGAAGCACTTATGAAGCTCGCCGATCTGGCCATTGCCCTTTATGCTTCAGAATCGGCTGTCTATCGTACTTATAAAGCTATTCAGGAAAATGGTGAAGAAAAAGAAGAATTGAAGATTCTTCAGACAAGAACGTTTATCGAAGGTGCGATATGGGATGCAGAAAGACTATCCCGTCAGCTTGTGTCAGAATTGGCTTCTGAAGGGAAAAGAGATCAGTTGATCGGATTAGTCATCCGAGAATGCGGCAGGTTCAGTTCCTTTGGGAAGGAAAGTGCGAGAAACAGAAGGATCGCTGAGCTTGTATATGATAAAGGCGAGTATTGCTGCTAG
- a CDS encoding quinone oxidoreductase family protein has product MKAIQFKEYGGPEVLNLIEVDRPQPTGREVLIEVHAIGVNYADTARREGQYVVPTPLPFIPGAEVAGVVAAAGEDAKIPVGTRVVTLIESGGYSEYLLADERGLIPLPEGLDFNLAAALPLQGLSAYHILKTMGRLEAGESVLVHAAAGGVGTLAVQLAKLFGAGTVIATASTDEKLQLAKEMGADVLVNYTKEGWENEVLEATGGKGVNVALEMAGGEIFNKTLKCLATFGRLVIYGVASGEQSRFYPSSLMGRNQSVIGFFLPQIMRKPELLQPSMKELLTYAAAGKLKLTIGEIHPLEDAAKVHERMQSRQTKGKLILVPAR; this is encoded by the coding sequence ATGAAAGCCATCCAATTCAAAGAGTATGGAGGACCTGAAGTCCTTAACTTAATCGAGGTTGACCGGCCTCAGCCGACAGGACGTGAAGTATTAATTGAGGTTCATGCCATTGGGGTGAACTATGCAGATACCGCAAGAAGAGAAGGGCAATACGTCGTGCCGACACCTCTGCCGTTCATTCCTGGTGCTGAAGTGGCAGGTGTTGTCGCTGCAGCAGGTGAAGATGCGAAAATTCCTGTTGGCACAAGAGTGGTTACGTTAATTGAATCAGGCGGCTACTCGGAGTATTTATTAGCTGATGAAAGAGGGCTGATTCCCCTGCCGGAAGGATTGGATTTCAACCTGGCTGCTGCTCTGCCTCTGCAGGGCTTGAGTGCCTATCATATACTAAAAACGATGGGCAGACTTGAAGCGGGTGAAAGCGTCCTTGTCCATGCAGCGGCAGGCGGTGTAGGAACACTTGCTGTTCAGCTCGCAAAATTATTCGGTGCAGGTACCGTCATCGCCACTGCCAGCACCGATGAAAAACTTCAGCTTGCGAAAGAAATGGGTGCGGATGTTCTCGTAAACTACACAAAAGAAGGCTGGGAAAATGAAGTGCTGGAAGCAACAGGCGGAAAAGGTGTGAATGTTGCACTCGAAATGGCAGGCGGGGAAATTTTTAATAAAACTCTGAAATGCCTTGCCACCTTTGGCCGCCTTGTCATATATGGTGTGGCAAGCGGGGAGCAAAGCCGGTTTTATCCGTCATCCCTAATGGGTCGGAACCAATCAGTCATCGGATTTTTCCTTCCGCAGATTATGAGAAAACCCGAACTGCTGCAGCCGAGTATGAAGGAATTATTGACATATGCAGCTGCAGGAAAGCTGAAGCTGACAATTGGGGAAATCCATCCTCTGGAGGATGCTGCCAAGGTACATGAGCGGATGCAGTCGAGGCAAACAAAAGGAAAGCTTATTCTTGTACCTGCAAGATAA
- a CDS encoding class I SAM-dependent methyltransferase has protein sequence MEKDEVKKKVQNTFGKNAEKYVTSKIHGDAAELNQLVQTLNPQKDWVVLDIATGGGHVAKSLAPFVSQVFAADLTKEMLANTARHLESFKNIWYVLADAEDLPFLDKYFDAVTCRIAPHHFPNPEKFISEAGRVLKPGGHFLLIDNVSPEEKELAGFMNTVEKLRDDSHCRCLSTGEWRKLFAASGLHETNSKSRKKIFEFPSWVRRTAESDEQIKSVEDYILQADRTAADYFQIEFHDGRVQSFKVDEWMALCVKQ, from the coding sequence ATGGAAAAGGACGAGGTAAAGAAAAAGGTACAAAATACTTTCGGTAAAAATGCAGAAAAATATGTGACAAGCAAAATTCATGGAGATGCGGCTGAGCTTAATCAGCTCGTTCAAACTCTGAATCCGCAGAAAGATTGGGTGGTGCTGGATATCGCCACAGGAGGAGGGCATGTGGCCAAAAGTCTGGCACCTTTTGTTTCCCAGGTCTTCGCTGCTGATTTGACAAAAGAAATGCTGGCCAATACTGCACGCCATCTGGAAAGCTTTAAAAATATCTGGTATGTCCTCGCGGATGCTGAAGATTTGCCATTTCTGGATAAGTACTTTGATGCCGTAACCTGCCGGATAGCCCCCCATCATTTTCCCAATCCGGAAAAGTTCATTTCGGAAGCCGGGAGGGTATTAAAACCAGGCGGTCATTTCCTGTTGATCGATAACGTATCACCTGAAGAAAAAGAGCTGGCTGGCTTTATGAACACTGTTGAGAAATTGCGGGATGACAGTCATTGCCGGTGTTTGTCGACAGGAGAGTGGAGAAAGCTATTTGCTGCTTCAGGGCTGCATGAAACGAACTCGAAGAGCAGAAAGAAAATATTTGAATTCCCGTCCTGGGTAAGGCGGACAGCCGAAAGTGACGAACAGATTAAGTCAGTCGAAGATTATATTTTGCAGGCTGATCGAACTGCTGCAGATTACTTTCAAATCGAATTTCATGATGGCAGGGTGCAATCCTTTAAAGTGGATGAATGGATGGCACTTTGCGTGAAACAATAG
- a CDS encoding MFS transporter: MAQTIAKKQNAGSEKIWSRDFVLILMSNFFIFLGFQMTLPTIPLFVEKLGGNDQLIGIVVGIFTFSALLLRPYAGHMLETKGRRFVYLTGLAIFVLSVGSFGFVNSLIFLFVLRIVQGFGWGFSTTASGTIATDLIPAKRRGEGMGYFGLSGNIALAFGPTLGLALAGVISFKLLFLICALLGLAALVLSSRINYKQAEKQSVPLKRWDIYEKSALRPSFLLFFITVTFGGIASFLPIYSAQKGIGGIHWYFLLFAIALMISRTFAGRLYDQRGHQAVFLPGAVLILAAMFLLAWLPNSMIMYIAAIFYGLGFGSVQPALQAWSVKEAPANRRGMANATFFSFFDLGVGIGAMVFGQIAHLFGYSSIYMTAAGSVGISILLYIWILITKRG; encoded by the coding sequence ATGGCTCAAACTATAGCAAAAAAACAGAATGCAGGCTCTGAGAAGATTTGGTCTAGAGATTTTGTGCTCATATTGATGTCCAACTTTTTTATTTTTCTCGGATTTCAAATGACATTGCCCACGATCCCTCTTTTTGTTGAAAAATTGGGAGGGAATGACCAGCTGATCGGGATTGTAGTCGGCATCTTTACATTCTCTGCTCTGCTATTGCGTCCTTATGCAGGACATATGCTGGAGACAAAGGGAAGGCGTTTTGTCTATTTAACGGGTCTTGCGATTTTTGTTCTTTCGGTTGGTTCATTTGGATTTGTTAATAGTTTAATCTTCTTATTTGTCTTAAGGATTGTCCAGGGATTTGGATGGGGTTTTTCAACTACAGCCTCCGGAACGATTGCCACCGATTTGATACCTGCTAAGCGGCGCGGGGAAGGGATGGGCTACTTCGGTCTTTCCGGGAACATAGCCCTGGCTTTCGGCCCCACCCTGGGACTGGCGCTTGCCGGAGTTATATCTTTCAAACTCTTATTTTTAATTTGTGCCCTGCTGGGTTTAGCCGCACTGGTATTGTCATCTAGAATCAACTACAAGCAGGCTGAAAAACAAAGTGTTCCCCTTAAGCGATGGGATATCTATGAAAAAAGTGCCTTAAGGCCATCATTTCTTTTATTTTTCATTACCGTTACCTTCGGCGGCATCGCTTCGTTTCTTCCAATATACTCTGCCCAAAAAGGCATAGGCGGAATACACTGGTATTTCCTGCTGTTTGCGATTGCCTTAATGATTTCCCGGACGTTTGCCGGCAGATTATATGATCAACGGGGGCATCAGGCTGTGTTTTTACCTGGTGCGGTGCTGATTTTAGCAGCCATGTTCCTGCTGGCATGGCTGCCTAACAGCATGATCATGTATATAGCGGCCATTTTTTATGGTCTAGGGTTCGGATCAGTCCAGCCTGCCCTTCAGGCCTGGTCTGTAAAAGAAGCGCCTGCCAATCGGCGCGGGATGGCTAATGCAACATTCTTCTCCTTTTTTGATCTTGGAGTTGGGATAGGTGCAATGGTCTTTGGCCAAATCGCCCATTTGTTCGGCTACAGCAGCATTTATATGACAGCAGCCGGTTCGGTAGGGATCTCCATACTATTATATATCTGGATACTGATTACAAAACGAGGTTAA
- a CDS encoding DmpA family aminopeptidase, with the protein MKIRERGVTIGKLQPGKKNCITDVEGVMVGQITLDYPLNDNDQYVCTGVTAVLPHGRNLFREKVPAASYVINGFGKTTGLVQVEELGMIESPIMLTNTFGVPAVTHGTLKHMLRTTPEIGDTTGTVNIVVGECNDGYLNSIRALPVKPEHAIAAIENANSERAEEGAVGAGKGMVCFGYKGGVGASSRVISEEQSSKDYIIGCLVVTNFGNKDEFPFRKYGLSEIPQETKETPDGSIMIILATDAPVSDRQLKRLAKRCGIGLGRTGSHYSNGSGDIVIAFSTARTISHQSTEHVEFAHLIRDDHPLMNKLFQGAAESAEEAILNSLSQAETTKGRQERVVEGMFS; encoded by the coding sequence ATGAAGATTAGAGAAAGAGGAGTAACGATTGGAAAACTGCAGCCTGGCAAAAAGAATTGCATTACAGATGTAGAAGGGGTCATGGTAGGCCAAATCACTCTGGACTATCCTCTCAATGATAATGACCAATATGTCTGTACTGGTGTAACCGCAGTTTTGCCTCATGGCAGAAATTTATTCCGTGAAAAGGTCCCGGCAGCGAGCTATGTCATCAATGGCTTTGGAAAAACGACGGGTCTGGTTCAGGTTGAAGAATTGGGCATGATAGAATCTCCCATTATGCTGACAAACACATTTGGAGTTCCAGCGGTTACACATGGAACCCTGAAACACATGTTACGAACCACTCCTGAAATTGGAGACACAACTGGAACGGTCAATATTGTCGTTGGTGAATGCAATGATGGGTATCTAAATTCCATTCGTGCACTTCCTGTGAAACCGGAACATGCAATAGCAGCCATTGAAAATGCCAATTCGGAAAGAGCGGAGGAAGGTGCGGTCGGAGCAGGAAAAGGCATGGTATGTTTCGGATATAAAGGCGGAGTAGGGGCGTCATCGCGGGTCATAAGCGAAGAACAAAGCTCAAAAGACTACATAATCGGGTGCCTGGTGGTCACCAATTTTGGCAATAAAGATGAATTTCCATTCAGGAAATACGGCCTGTCAGAAATTCCGCAGGAAACCAAGGAAACGCCCGATGGCTCGATTATGATCATCCTTGCCACGGACGCACCAGTCAGTGACAGGCAGCTGAAAAGGCTTGCCAAGAGATGCGGTATTGGCCTCGGCCGGACAGGAAGTCATTACAGCAACGGCAGCGGGGATATTGTCATTGCTTTTTCAACTGCCAGAACCATTTCTCACCAGAGCACTGAACACGTTGAATTTGCCCATTTGATCAGAGACGACCATCCGCTTATGAACAAGCTTTTCCAAGGTGCTGCCGAATCCGCGGAGGAAGCAATTCTCAATTCCTTATCCCAGGCAGAAACGACGAAAGGGAGACAGGAAAGAGTGGTCGAGGGTATGTTTTCATAA
- a CDS encoding ethanolamine ammonia-lyase subunit EutB yields the protein MFTCTLKNETYQFRSISDVLAKAGEEKSGDKMAGIAARSSLERMAAKVVLSEITLKEIYENPVIAYEKDEVTRIIYDDLNLFIYKDIANWSVGELRNYILSHHTSTSDLFKISRGLTSEMISAAAKLMSSIDLVMASQKIRPTAHCNTTIGESGRLAFRCQPNHPIDNPEGILASMKEGLSYGSGDAVIGVNPNNDSIESVSRILHMTHDFIQKWDIPTQNCVLAHITTQMHALKKGAPIALMFQSLAGTQAANDDFGVSKEILDEAFQLMATQGTSTGPNQLYFETGQGSEVSLDAHLGIDMQTLEARTYGYARHWKPFMVNNVSGFIGPETIYDGKQVIRADLEDLFMGKMHGLPMGIAPTYTNHMQADQNDQEIAGMLTALAGANFYMGVPGGDDVMLSYQDTSYHDDASLREMLGLRPLREFEIWLEKMGIMENGKLTERAGDLSIFK from the coding sequence ATGTTTACTTGTACACTAAAGAATGAAACCTATCAATTCCGTTCAATTTCAGATGTTTTGGCAAAAGCCGGTGAGGAGAAATCAGGGGATAAAATGGCAGGCATTGCTGCCAGATCTTCTCTTGAACGAATGGCAGCCAAAGTGGTGTTAAGTGAAATAACACTAAAGGAAATATATGAAAATCCGGTTATTGCATATGAAAAGGATGAAGTAACCCGCATCATATATGATGATCTTAATCTTTTTATTTATAAGGATATCGCAAACTGGTCTGTTGGAGAATTAAGGAATTATATTTTATCCCACCATACCAGTACGTCGGATTTGTTCAAAATCAGCAGGGGTCTGACGAGCGAAATGATTTCTGCTGCAGCAAAGCTGATGTCGAGCATTGACCTTGTAATGGCATCGCAGAAAATCAGGCCAACTGCGCATTGCAACACAACAATTGGCGAGTCTGGACGCCTGGCATTCCGCTGCCAGCCTAATCATCCCATTGATAATCCCGAGGGTATTCTTGCATCAATGAAAGAAGGTCTGTCCTATGGTTCGGGTGATGCTGTCATAGGTGTGAACCCCAACAATGACTCTATCGAATCAGTCTCGAGAATTTTACATATGACTCATGATTTTATTCAAAAGTGGGATATCCCGACGCAGAACTGTGTTCTTGCCCATATTACAACCCAAATGCATGCCCTCAAAAAAGGTGCCCCTATAGCTCTTATGTTCCAAAGCCTTGCTGGTACACAGGCGGCAAATGATGATTTTGGAGTTTCAAAGGAAATTCTTGATGAAGCCTTTCAGCTGATGGCCACACAAGGGACATCAACTGGTCCGAATCAGCTATACTTCGAAACTGGCCAGGGATCGGAGGTATCGCTTGATGCCCATCTTGGCATAGATATGCAGACACTCGAAGCCCGTACCTATGGATACGCCCGGCATTGGAAACCGTTCATGGTTAATAATGTATCCGGTTTTATCGGGCCTGAGACGATTTATGACGGCAAACAAGTGATTCGTGCAGATCTCGAGGACCTTTTTATGGGGAAAATGCATGGACTTCCAATGGGGATAGCCCCTACATATACAAACCATATGCAGGCAGATCAAAATGATCAGGAAATCGCCGGTATGCTGACTGCTCTTGCCGGTGCGAATTTTTATATGGGCGTGCCTGGCGGAGACGACGTTATGCTAAGCTATCAGGATACCAGCTATCATGATGATGCAAGCTTAAGAGAAATGCTTGGGCTCCGCCCTCTTCGCGAATTTGAGATATGGCTTGAGAAAATGGGAATTATGGAAAATGGCAAACTAACCGAACGAGCGGGAGATTTATCAATTTTTAAGTAG
- a CDS encoding sensor histidine kinase, whose translation MPNFSVEELCTLHTSLSKMDVERIKEVSANLSLIADLNQANVFVDCPTKEGKHAIVVAEAAPNTAKSVYQKPVAGKFAYEAFEPAVLYTLRTGKNMFLNRALTQEGKTVEQSVVPIKGSEDRVIGALIMEKDISEKLQRQLKLEALSEATETLSGILIGMAEDRPIIPEVIEESLFFIDHENKVVYNNPSATNLIHEIGKENCRPGVPLIDCFPCIQEILNEPEELLVKEMKMMNKVFRVKKISLDLAGKSDGTFIILKDLTELREKEREIAVKSVAIREIHHRVKNNLQTVASLLRLQMRRGVPEESKVHFVESLNRISSIASVYEIILSSSSVDEVDIYSLIEKVGNMLVHEAKHEQKKIHIQYRGPKLLIDSEKAVSLSLVINELIQNCVKHAFKHMHEGIVEVCFEYSNDEIKVEVIDNGEGYSPEAKPSLGLDIVKMMIEHDLSGHFLIERAETGTIAAVQFPFERKAE comes from the coding sequence ATGCCAAACTTCTCAGTCGAAGAGCTATGCACTCTTCATACAAGTCTTTCAAAAATGGATGTCGAAAGAATTAAAGAGGTCTCTGCCAATCTTTCATTAATCGCCGATCTGAACCAGGCAAACGTTTTTGTTGATTGTCCTACTAAAGAAGGTAAACATGCGATAGTAGTAGCTGAAGCCGCCCCAAATACTGCTAAATCCGTTTATCAGAAGCCTGTCGCAGGAAAGTTCGCCTATGAAGCTTTTGAACCCGCCGTTTTATATACCCTGAGGACAGGGAAAAATATGTTTCTCAATCGCGCCTTGACACAGGAGGGCAAGACGGTGGAACAAAGCGTGGTGCCGATTAAAGGCTCAGAGGACCGTGTCATCGGGGCACTGATTATGGAGAAGGACATCAGTGAGAAGCTGCAGCGGCAGCTCAAATTGGAAGCGTTATCAGAAGCGACTGAAACCTTGAGCGGTATACTCATTGGAATGGCAGAAGACCGGCCGATCATCCCAGAGGTAATTGAGGAATCACTATTCTTTATTGACCATGAAAATAAGGTTGTTTATAACAATCCTTCAGCAACTAATCTCATACACGAAATTGGCAAGGAAAATTGCAGGCCCGGCGTCCCGCTGATTGATTGTTTTCCCTGTATTCAAGAAATTCTTAACGAGCCGGAAGAGCTCCTTGTAAAAGAAATGAAAATGATGAATAAGGTATTCCGTGTTAAGAAAATAAGTCTTGATCTTGCCGGTAAGTCGGATGGAACCTTCATCATACTTAAAGACCTGACAGAGCTCAGGGAAAAGGAACGGGAGATTGCTGTTAAATCTGTGGCCATACGGGAAATCCATCACCGTGTTAAAAATAACCTGCAGACTGTTGCCAGCCTTTTGAGGCTCCAGATGAGAAGGGGTGTGCCGGAAGAAAGCAAGGTGCATTTCGTGGAAAGTCTGAACCGCATCTCGAGTATTGCTTCGGTGTATGAAATTATTCTCTCGAGCTCAAGTGTAGATGAAGTAGATATTTACAGCCTAATAGAGAAAGTTGGCAATATGCTGGTCCATGAAGCAAAACACGAGCAGAAAAAGATACATATTCAGTATAGGGGACCAAAGCTTTTAATCGACTCTGAAAAAGCTGTATCCCTGTCTCTGGTCATCAATGAACTTATACAGAATTGTGTAAAGCACGCATTTAAACATATGCATGAAGGAATAGTCGAGGTCTGTTTCGAGTATTCGAATGATGAAATTAAGGTTGAAGTCATCGATAACGGTGAAGGGTATTCCCCGGAAGCAAAACCCTCTCTAGGCTTAGATATTGTGAAAATGATGATCGAGCACGACTTATCCGGTCATTTTTTAATCGAACGGGCTGAAACAGGGACTATTGCAGCTGTGCAATTTCCCTTTGAAAGGAAGGCGGAATAG
- a CDS encoding ANTAR domain-containing response regulator — MKKRIMVVEDESIVRMDLSLMLQDAGYEVVAEAGDGERAVELALSLKPDLILMDIKMPNLNGLKASEIISNKINTPILILTAYSQREYIDKAKQANILGYLVKPVNEASLIPAVEIALRQAENANAFREQVESMNQKLNERKIVEKAKGILMQKFNMHEEDAFKKMRKISMNKQVTLENVAKRIIVKYNA; from the coding sequence GTGAAAAAAAGAATAATGGTTGTGGAGGATGAATCGATTGTCCGCATGGACTTAAGCTTGATGCTACAGGACGCTGGATATGAAGTAGTTGCTGAGGCAGGCGATGGTGAAAGAGCGGTCGAGCTTGCTCTTTCATTAAAGCCTGATTTAATCCTGATGGATATCAAGATGCCTAATCTGAATGGACTAAAAGCAAGTGAAATCATTTCCAATAAAATCAATACACCCATCCTGATCCTAACAGCATACAGTCAGCGGGAATATATTGATAAAGCCAAACAGGCAAATATACTCGGCTACCTTGTTAAGCCTGTTAATGAAGCCAGTCTGATTCCAGCTGTTGAAATTGCGCTCAGGCAGGCTGAGAATGCAAATGCATTCCGGGAACAGGTGGAATCCATGAATCAAAAATTAAATGAAAGAAAAATAGTTGAAAAAGCAAAAGGCATTTTAATGCAAAAGTTTAACATGCATGAAGAAGATGCTTTTAAGAAAATGCGAAAGATCAGCATGAACAAACAGGTTACACTGGAAAATGTGGCAAAGCGTATCATAGTAAAATATAACGCTTAA
- the eutH gene encoding ethanolamine utilization protein EutH codes for MEMVGKIVIYIIMACAVAGAFAAIRNSDEGLGKQFMEGLHAVGHIFVPAAGIMASIPYLSWFIDKVCGPFFAAIGADPAIAATAILATDMGGYQLAEVLKQTQEGWIMAMIVGFMAGATIVFSIPMGLAMLDKRDHKYMALGVMSGVLTIPIGAFISSVIIAVSSSSFRDFISTSGEAKYQFALGLGQILLNLSPLLIFVVLIALGLYFLPDLMINGFMWFGRILDAGIKLVLVFSIVEIFTGLFTTVFGGWGFHPIMADSEDQFRALETAGYIGIMLAGAFPMVYLLQKYAGGPLEALGSKVGLSKEGSAGIVATIANILAMFKLVRTMPPKDKVINISFAVCAAFLLGDHLSFTANFQPTLILPIIAGKISAGIIGIGLAYWLSVPKALELEKKDRESGIIGKDEYLTKEEKVKKAI; via the coding sequence ATGGAAATGGTAGGTAAAATCGTTATTTACATTATCATGGCCTGTGCTGTGGCTGGAGCTTTTGCAGCCATCCGCAACAGTGATGAGGGGTTAGGCAAGCAATTTATGGAGGGGCTTCATGCTGTTGGCCACATTTTTGTACCGGCTGCCGGGATAATGGCTTCCATTCCATATTTATCGTGGTTTATCGATAAGGTCTGCGGTCCATTTTTTGCTGCGATCGGGGCAGATCCTGCAATAGCTGCAACTGCCATATTGGCAACCGATATGGGCGGCTACCAGTTAGCTGAAGTGTTAAAGCAAACACAGGAAGGCTGGATCATGGCGATGATTGTCGGTTTTATGGCGGGGGCAACCATTGTTTTCTCCATACCGATGGGCCTGGCTATGCTTGATAAGAGAGACCATAAATATATGGCTCTCGGGGTGATGTCAGGCGTTCTGACCATTCCAATCGGTGCTTTCATTTCAAGTGTGATTATTGCGGTTTCCAGCTCAAGTTTCAGGGATTTCATTTCCACCTCCGGCGAGGCGAAATATCAGTTCGCGCTTGGTTTGGGACAAATCTTATTGAATTTAAGTCCGCTTTTAATCTTTGTTGTCCTGATTGCACTGGGGTTATATTTCCTGCCGGATTTAATGATCAACGGGTTCATGTGGTTTGGACGTATTTTAGATGCGGGAATTAAGCTGGTTTTGGTATTTTCCATCGTGGAAATTTTTACTGGATTATTCACAACAGTATTTGGAGGATGGGGCTTCCACCCAATCATGGCGGATTCGGAGGATCAGTTCCGGGCGCTTGAGACTGCCGGCTATATTGGAATCATGCTTGCCGGTGCATTTCCGATGGTTTATCTTCTTCAAAAGTATGCCGGCGGCCCGCTGGAGGCACTTGGCAGTAAAGTGGGATTAAGCAAGGAAGGCAGTGCAGGGATAGTTGCCACAATCGCGAACATCCTTGCGATGTTTAAATTGGTCAGAACAATGCCGCCTAAAGATAAAGTCATTAATATTTCCTTTGCAGTCTGTGCCGCCTTTTTACTTGGTGACCATTTATCCTTTACAGCAAATTTCCAGCCAACATTAATCCTTCCGATTATAGCCGGTAAAATTTCTGCTGGAATCATCGGAATTGGTTTAGCATACTGGCTGTCTGTACCTAAGGCTTTGGAATTGGAGAAAAAAGACCGTGAATCTGGCATTATCGGAAAAGATGAATATTTAACGAAAGAAGAAAAGGTTAAAAAAGCAATATAA
- a CDS encoding BMC domain-containing protein: MPGKQVTLSHLIANPDPDMFEKLGIQQAGALGILTLTPSETVIIAGDLATKAADVQIGFLDRFTGSLVIVGTVSAVQMAMEEINRFLSETLRYTPSEITKS, from the coding sequence GTGCCGGGAAAACAAGTAACACTCAGCCACTTAATCGCAAATCCCGATCCGGATATGTTTGAAAAACTGGGGATCCAGCAGGCAGGAGCGTTAGGTATTTTAACACTGACACCAAGTGAAACGGTTATCATTGCAGGAGATCTGGCGACCAAAGCGGCAGACGTGCAGATCGGTTTTCTGGACCGATTCACAGGCAGCCTTGTAATTGTAGGAACCGTGTCAGCTGTGCAAATGGCCATGGAGGAAATCAACCGCTTTTTATCTGAAACACTGAGGTACACTCCTTCGGAAATAACTAAATCATAA